The proteins below come from a single Beutenbergia cavernae DSM 12333 genomic window:
- a CDS encoding LacI family DNA-binding transcriptional regulator, with amino-acid sequence MADVAKLAGVSHQTVSRVLNDHPSVRPATRQRVLDAMAELAYTPNRLARALVTRRSGLLGVVTSGSAKYGPMSTLIAVEEAARAAGYAVNVAVVRSPTQESMGAVLASFDEQAVEGVVVIAPRATAVEALRAVDSRAPVILVAAGVGTDERFATVSVDQARGARLAVEHLVSLGHRTVAHVSGPDDWFDARERLAGWRSALAEAGLEGELVEGDWTADVGYTAGRQLVADGVPGAIFAANDQLALGLLRAFAEAGVAVPGDVSVVGFDDIEGTAHFFPPLTTVRQDFTRLGEVCLEVLLAAIAAGSTTASAAPEPVAPELVVRSSTGPPSASS; translated from the coding sequence ATGGCCGACGTCGCGAAGCTCGCCGGCGTCTCCCACCAGACCGTCTCACGCGTGCTCAACGACCACCCGAGCGTGCGGCCCGCGACGCGGCAGCGGGTGCTCGACGCCATGGCGGAGCTCGCGTACACCCCGAATCGGCTGGCGCGCGCGCTCGTGACGCGACGTTCCGGGCTGCTCGGCGTCGTGACCAGCGGGTCGGCGAAGTACGGGCCGATGAGCACGCTCATCGCCGTCGAGGAGGCGGCGCGGGCGGCCGGCTACGCCGTGAACGTCGCGGTGGTGCGCTCGCCGACGCAGGAGTCCATGGGGGCCGTCCTCGCGAGCTTCGACGAGCAGGCGGTTGAGGGCGTCGTCGTCATCGCACCCCGCGCCACGGCGGTCGAGGCGCTCCGGGCTGTCGACTCGCGCGCCCCGGTGATCCTCGTCGCGGCGGGCGTGGGGACGGACGAGCGGTTCGCGACGGTGAGCGTCGACCAGGCGCGCGGTGCGCGGCTCGCCGTCGAGCACCTCGTGTCGCTCGGGCACCGCACGGTCGCCCACGTGTCCGGCCCGGACGACTGGTTCGACGCGCGCGAGCGTCTCGCCGGGTGGCGGTCCGCGCTCGCGGAGGCCGGTCTCGAGGGCGAGCTCGTGGAGGGCGACTGGACGGCCGACGTCGGCTACACCGCCGGGCGGCAGCTCGTGGCCGACGGCGTCCCGGGCGCGATCTTCGCCGCGAACGACCAGCTCGCCCTGGGGCTCCTGCGCGCGTTCGCCGAGGCCGGGGTGGCGGTGCCGGGCGACGTGAGCGTCGTCGGCTTCGACGACATCGAGGGGACCGCCCACTTCTTCCCGCCGCTCACGACCGTGCGGCAGGACTTCACCCGACTCGGCGAGGTGTGCCTCGAGGTGCTGCTGGCGGCGATCGCCGCGGGGTCGACGACGGCGTCCGCCGCTCCCGAGCCCGTCGCGCCCGAGCTGGTGGTCAGGTCGAGCACCGGGCCGCCGTCTGCCTCGAGCTGA